In Nicotiana tabacum cultivar K326 chromosome 21, ASM71507v2, whole genome shotgun sequence, one DNA window encodes the following:
- the LOC142175145 gene encoding uncharacterized protein LOC142175145 has translation MANDKEIEHIDVDSSKESTIDSSSSLYMHPSDNPGATLVSVPFNGIGYRSWRRSVLRALSVKNKLGFINGDCKKPDLESPKYGLWERCDDMVTSWILNSLGKEIVDSMEYVNDSVELWKELEDRYDQTNGVKLYQIQKEINDLSQGTLDITGYYTRMKKLWEEFSTLSAKTHCSCNCTCGAKENMHKAEQDRRLIQFLMGLNEVYTMVRGSILMMNPLPSLAQAFSLLIQEEKQREIKPSNQLMFESTSLNVNTSK, from the coding sequence ATGGCTAATGATAAAGAAATCGAACACATCGATGTAGACTCAAGCAAGGAGTCCACTATTGACTCAAGTAGTTCATTGTACATGCATCCATCGGATAATCCTGGTGCAACGTTGGTATCAGTCCCTTTTAATGGGATTGGATACAGATCTTGGAGACGGAGTGTGCTTAGAGCACTGTCAGTTAAAAATAAACTAGGTTTCATTAATGGTGATTGTAAGAAACCAGATCTAGAATCTCCAAAGTATGGACTATGGGAGAGATGTGATGATATGGTCACCTCATGGATTTTGAATTCCTTGGGGAAGGAAATTGTTGATAGTATGGAATACGTTAATGATTCTGTCGAGTTGTGGAAAGAGTTGGAGGATCGTTATGATCAAACAAATGGTGTAAAACTGTATCAAATTCAGAAAGAGATAAATGATTTGTCGCAGGGAACACTGGATATCACTGGATATTATACCAGGATGAAGAAGTTGTGGGAAGAATTTAGCACTTTAAGTGCAAAAACACATTGCAGTTGTAATTGTACTTGTGGAGCCAAGGAGAACATGCACAAAGCTGAACAAGATAGACGATTGATCCAGTTCCTTATGGGACTTAATGAAGTGTACACTATGGTAAGGGGAAGCATTCTCATGATGAATCCTTTGCCATCTTTGGCCCAAGCCTTCTCTTTGTTGATTCAAGAGGAGAAACAAAGAGAGATCAAACCTAGCAACCAACTGATGTTTGAGTCTACCTCTTTAAATGTTAATACCTCTAAGTAG